A genomic stretch from Gorilla gorilla gorilla isolate KB3781 chromosome 20, NHGRI_mGorGor1-v2.1_pri, whole genome shotgun sequence includes:
- the ZNF546 gene encoding zinc finger protein 546 isoform X1 yields MQVDPPLHGPPNDFLIFQIIPLHSLSIMPRFLWILCFSMEETQGELTSSCGSKTMANVSLAFRDVSIDLSQEEWECLDAVQRDLYKDVMLENYSNLVSLGYTIPKPDVITLLEQEKEPWIVMREGTRNWFTDLEYKYITKNLLSEKNVCKIYLSQLQTGEKSKNTIHEDTIFRNGLQCKHEFERQERHQMGCVSQMLIQKQISHPLHPKIHAREKSYECKECRKAFRQQSYLIQHLRIHTGERPYKCMECGKAFCRVGDLRVHHTIHAGERPYECKECGKAFRLHYHLTEHQRIHSGVKPYECKECGKAFSRVRDLRVHQTIHAGERPYECKECGKAFRLHYQLTEHQRIHTGERPYECKVCGKTFRVQRHVSQHQKIHTGVKPYKCNECGKAFSHGSYLVQHQKIHTGEKPYECKECGKSFSFHAELARHHRIHTGEKPYECRECGKAFRLQTELTRHHRTHTGEKPYECKECGKAFICGYQLTLHLRTHTGEIPYECKECGKTFSSRYHLTQHYRIHTGEKPYICNECGKAFRLQAELTRHHRIHTCEKPYECKECGKAFIHSNQFISHQRIHTSESTYVCKECGKIFSRRYNLTQHFKIHTGEKPYICNECGKAFRFQTELTQHHRIHTGEKPYKCTECGKAFIRSTHLMQHHRIHTGEKPYECKECGKTFSRHYHLTQHHRGHTGEKPYICNECGNAFICSYRLTLHQRIHTGEIPYECKECGKTFSRRYHLTQHFRLHTGEKPYSCKECGNAFRLQAELTRHHIVHTGEKPYKCKECGKAFSVNSELTRHHRIHTGEKPYKCKECGKAFIRSDQLTLHQRNHISEEVLCIM; encoded by the exons CCCCGGTTTCTCTGGATTCTGTGCTTCTCCATGGAGGAAACTCAAGGAGAACTGACAAGTTCTTGTGGTTCTAAAACCATGGCCAAT GTATCTTTGGCATTTAGGGATGTGTCCATAGACCTCTCCCAAGAGGAGTGGGAGTGCCTGGACGCTGTGCAGAGGGACTTGTACAAGGATGTGATGTTGGAGAACTACAGCAACCTGGTCTCACTGG GATATACCATTCCTAAGCCAGATGTGATTACTTTATTGGAGCAAGAGAAAGAGCCCTGGATAGTAATGAGGGAAGGGACAAGGAATTGGTTCACAG atttgGAATACAAGTATATTACCAAGAATTTGCTTTCAGAAAAGAATGTTTGCAAAATCTATTTATCTCAATTGCAGAcaggggaaaaaagtaaaaacaccaTCCATGAGGACACCATTTTCAGAAATGGTTTGCAGTGTAAACATGAATTTGAGAGACAAGAGAGACATCAGATGGGATGCGTTAGTCAAATGCTAATCCAAAAACAAATATCTCATCCTCTACATCCAAAAATTCATGCTAGAGAGAAATcatatgaatgtaaggaatgtagAAAGGCCTTTAGACAACAGTCATACCTTATTCAACATCTGAGAATTCACACTGGTGAGAGACCCTATAAATGTATGGAATGTGGAAAGGCCTTTTGTCGAGTGGGAGACCTTAGAGTACATCACACAATCCATGCTGGGGAGAGACCCtatgaatgtaaagaatgtgggaaggcctttagACTTCATTATCACCTTACTGAACATCAGAGAATACATTCTGGTGTGAAACCCTACgagtgtaaggaatgtgggaaagcctttagtcGTGTCAGAGACCTTAGAGTACATCAGACAATTCATGCTGGAGAGAGACCTtatgaatgtaaagaatgtgggaaggcctttagACTTCATTATCAACTAACTGAACATCAAAGAATTCATACTGGTGAGAGGCCTTATGAATGTAAGGTTTGTGGCAAGACCTTTAGGGTACAACGACATGTTAGTCAACATCAGAAAATTCATACTGGTGTCAAACCCtataaatgtaatgaatgtgggaaggcctttagTCATGGCTCATACCTTGTTCAACATCAGAAAATTCATACTGGTGAAAAACCCTacgaatgtaaagaatgtggtaaGTCCTTTAGTTTTCATGCAGAACTTGCTCGACATCATAGaattcatactggtgagaaaccctatgaatgtagagaatgtggaaaagcctttcGTCTTCAAACGGAACTTACTCGGCATCATAGAActcatactggtgagaaaccctatgaatgtaaggaatgtgggaaggcctttaTTTGTGGTTATCAACTTACTTTACATCTGAGAACTCACACCGGTGAGATtccctatgaatgtaaggaatgtggaaaaACCTTCAGTAGTCGCTATCATCTCACTCAACACTACAGaattcatactggtgagaaaccctacATATGTAAcgaatgtggaaaagcctttcGTCTTCAAGCAGAACTTACCCGACATCACAGAATTCATACAtgtgagaaaccctatgaatgtaaggaatgtgggaaggcttTTATTCATAGCAATCAATTTATTTCACACCAGCGAATTCACACCAGTGAGAGCACCTACGtatgtaaagaatgtgggaaaaTTTTTAGTCGTCGCTATAATCTtactcaacattttaaaattcatactgGTGAAAAACCCTACatatgtaatgaatgtgggaaagcctttcgATTTCAAACAGAACTTACTCAGCATCACAGAATTCATACTGGTGAAAAACCCTATAAATGTACagaatgtgggaaggcctttaTTCGTAGCACTCATCTCATGCAACATCACAGAATTCATACTGGCGAGAAACCCTacgaatgtaaggaatgtgggaagacaTTTAGTCGGCACTATCATCTTACTCAACATCACAGAGGCCATACTGGTGAGAAGCCCTACatatgtaatgaatgtgggaatGCTTTTATTTGCAGTTATCGACTTACATTACATCAAAGAATTCACACTGGTGAGATCCcatatgaatgtaaggaatgtggaaagACCTTTAGTCGTCGGTATCATCTTACTCAACATTTTAGACttcatactggtgagaaaccttATAGCTGTAAAGAATGTGGGAATGCCTTTCGTCTTCAAGCAGAACTTACTCGACATCACATAGTTCACACGGGtgagaaaccctataaatgtaaagaatgtgggaaagccttcagtgtTAATTCAGAACTTACTCGACATCACAGAATTCATACTGGTGAAAAACCCtataaatgtaaagaatgtggaaaagcctttatTCGTAGTGATCAACTTACTTTACATCAGAGAAATCATATTAGTGAGGAAGTCCTATGCATAATGTAA
- the ZNF546 gene encoding zinc finger protein 546 isoform X2, which translates to MQPRFLWILCFSMEETQGELTSSCGSKTMANVSLAFRDVSIDLSQEEWECLDAVQRDLYKDVMLENYSNLVSLGYTIPKPDVITLLEQEKEPWIVMREGTRNWFTDLEYKYITKNLLSEKNVCKIYLSQLQTGEKSKNTIHEDTIFRNGLQCKHEFERQERHQMGCVSQMLIQKQISHPLHPKIHAREKSYECKECRKAFRQQSYLIQHLRIHTGERPYKCMECGKAFCRVGDLRVHHTIHAGERPYECKECGKAFRLHYHLTEHQRIHSGVKPYECKECGKAFSRVRDLRVHQTIHAGERPYECKECGKAFRLHYQLTEHQRIHTGERPYECKVCGKTFRVQRHVSQHQKIHTGVKPYKCNECGKAFSHGSYLVQHQKIHTGEKPYECKECGKSFSFHAELARHHRIHTGEKPYECRECGKAFRLQTELTRHHRTHTGEKPYECKECGKAFICGYQLTLHLRTHTGEIPYECKECGKTFSSRYHLTQHYRIHTGEKPYICNECGKAFRLQAELTRHHRIHTCEKPYECKECGKAFIHSNQFISHQRIHTSESTYVCKECGKIFSRRYNLTQHFKIHTGEKPYICNECGKAFRFQTELTQHHRIHTGEKPYKCTECGKAFIRSTHLMQHHRIHTGEKPYECKECGKTFSRHYHLTQHHRGHTGEKPYICNECGNAFICSYRLTLHQRIHTGEIPYECKECGKTFSRRYHLTQHFRLHTGEKPYSCKECGNAFRLQAELTRHHIVHTGEKPYKCKECGKAFSVNSELTRHHRIHTGEKPYKCKECGKAFIRSDQLTLHQRNHISEEVLCIM; encoded by the exons CCCCGGTTTCTCTGGATTCTGTGCTTCTCCATGGAGGAAACTCAAGGAGAACTGACAAGTTCTTGTGGTTCTAAAACCATGGCCAAT GTATCTTTGGCATTTAGGGATGTGTCCATAGACCTCTCCCAAGAGGAGTGGGAGTGCCTGGACGCTGTGCAGAGGGACTTGTACAAGGATGTGATGTTGGAGAACTACAGCAACCTGGTCTCACTGG GATATACCATTCCTAAGCCAGATGTGATTACTTTATTGGAGCAAGAGAAAGAGCCCTGGATAGTAATGAGGGAAGGGACAAGGAATTGGTTCACAG atttgGAATACAAGTATATTACCAAGAATTTGCTTTCAGAAAAGAATGTTTGCAAAATCTATTTATCTCAATTGCAGAcaggggaaaaaagtaaaaacaccaTCCATGAGGACACCATTTTCAGAAATGGTTTGCAGTGTAAACATGAATTTGAGAGACAAGAGAGACATCAGATGGGATGCGTTAGTCAAATGCTAATCCAAAAACAAATATCTCATCCTCTACATCCAAAAATTCATGCTAGAGAGAAATcatatgaatgtaaggaatgtagAAAGGCCTTTAGACAACAGTCATACCTTATTCAACATCTGAGAATTCACACTGGTGAGAGACCCTATAAATGTATGGAATGTGGAAAGGCCTTTTGTCGAGTGGGAGACCTTAGAGTACATCACACAATCCATGCTGGGGAGAGACCCtatgaatgtaaagaatgtgggaaggcctttagACTTCATTATCACCTTACTGAACATCAGAGAATACATTCTGGTGTGAAACCCTACgagtgtaaggaatgtgggaaagcctttagtcGTGTCAGAGACCTTAGAGTACATCAGACAATTCATGCTGGAGAGAGACCTtatgaatgtaaagaatgtgggaaggcctttagACTTCATTATCAACTAACTGAACATCAAAGAATTCATACTGGTGAGAGGCCTTATGAATGTAAGGTTTGTGGCAAGACCTTTAGGGTACAACGACATGTTAGTCAACATCAGAAAATTCATACTGGTGTCAAACCCtataaatgtaatgaatgtgggaaggcctttagTCATGGCTCATACCTTGTTCAACATCAGAAAATTCATACTGGTGAAAAACCCTacgaatgtaaagaatgtggtaaGTCCTTTAGTTTTCATGCAGAACTTGCTCGACATCATAGaattcatactggtgagaaaccctatgaatgtagagaatgtggaaaagcctttcGTCTTCAAACGGAACTTACTCGGCATCATAGAActcatactggtgagaaaccctatgaatgtaaggaatgtgggaaggcctttaTTTGTGGTTATCAACTTACTTTACATCTGAGAACTCACACCGGTGAGATtccctatgaatgtaaggaatgtggaaaaACCTTCAGTAGTCGCTATCATCTCACTCAACACTACAGaattcatactggtgagaaaccctacATATGTAAcgaatgtggaaaagcctttcGTCTTCAAGCAGAACTTACCCGACATCACAGAATTCATACAtgtgagaaaccctatgaatgtaaggaatgtgggaaggcttTTATTCATAGCAATCAATTTATTTCACACCAGCGAATTCACACCAGTGAGAGCACCTACGtatgtaaagaatgtgggaaaaTTTTTAGTCGTCGCTATAATCTtactcaacattttaaaattcatactgGTGAAAAACCCTACatatgtaatgaatgtgggaaagcctttcgATTTCAAACAGAACTTACTCAGCATCACAGAATTCATACTGGTGAAAAACCCTATAAATGTACagaatgtgggaaggcctttaTTCGTAGCACTCATCTCATGCAACATCACAGAATTCATACTGGCGAGAAACCCTacgaatgtaaggaatgtgggaagacaTTTAGTCGGCACTATCATCTTACTCAACATCACAGAGGCCATACTGGTGAGAAGCCCTACatatgtaatgaatgtgggaatGCTTTTATTTGCAGTTATCGACTTACATTACATCAAAGAATTCACACTGGTGAGATCCcatatgaatgtaaggaatgtggaaagACCTTTAGTCGTCGGTATCATCTTACTCAACATTTTAGACttcatactggtgagaaaccttATAGCTGTAAAGAATGTGGGAATGCCTTTCGTCTTCAAGCAGAACTTACTCGACATCACATAGTTCACACGGGtgagaaaccctataaatgtaaagaatgtgggaaagccttcagtgtTAATTCAGAACTTACTCGACATCACAGAATTCATACTGGTGAAAAACCCtataaatgtaaagaatgtggaaaagcctttatTCGTAGTGATCAACTTACTTTACATCAGAGAAATCATATTAGTGAGGAAGTCCTATGCATAATGTAA
- the ZNF546 gene encoding zinc finger protein 546 isoform X3 — protein sequence MEETQGELTSSCGSKTMANVSLAFRDVSIDLSQEEWECLDAVQRDLYKDVMLENYSNLVSLGYTIPKPDVITLLEQEKEPWIVMREGTRNWFTDLEYKYITKNLLSEKNVCKIYLSQLQTGEKSKNTIHEDTIFRNGLQCKHEFERQERHQMGCVSQMLIQKQISHPLHPKIHAREKSYECKECRKAFRQQSYLIQHLRIHTGERPYKCMECGKAFCRVGDLRVHHTIHAGERPYECKECGKAFRLHYHLTEHQRIHSGVKPYECKECGKAFSRVRDLRVHQTIHAGERPYECKECGKAFRLHYQLTEHQRIHTGERPYECKVCGKTFRVQRHVSQHQKIHTGVKPYKCNECGKAFSHGSYLVQHQKIHTGEKPYECKECGKSFSFHAELARHHRIHTGEKPYECRECGKAFRLQTELTRHHRTHTGEKPYECKECGKAFICGYQLTLHLRTHTGEIPYECKECGKTFSSRYHLTQHYRIHTGEKPYICNECGKAFRLQAELTRHHRIHTCEKPYECKECGKAFIHSNQFISHQRIHTSESTYVCKECGKIFSRRYNLTQHFKIHTGEKPYICNECGKAFRFQTELTQHHRIHTGEKPYKCTECGKAFIRSTHLMQHHRIHTGEKPYECKECGKTFSRHYHLTQHHRGHTGEKPYICNECGNAFICSYRLTLHQRIHTGEIPYECKECGKTFSRRYHLTQHFRLHTGEKPYSCKECGNAFRLQAELTRHHIVHTGEKPYKCKECGKAFSVNSELTRHHRIHTGEKPYKCKECGKAFIRSDQLTLHQRNHISEEVLCIM from the exons ATGGAGGAAACTCAAGGAGAACTGACAAGTTCTTGTGGTTCTAAAACCATGGCCAAT GTATCTTTGGCATTTAGGGATGTGTCCATAGACCTCTCCCAAGAGGAGTGGGAGTGCCTGGACGCTGTGCAGAGGGACTTGTACAAGGATGTGATGTTGGAGAACTACAGCAACCTGGTCTCACTGG GATATACCATTCCTAAGCCAGATGTGATTACTTTATTGGAGCAAGAGAAAGAGCCCTGGATAGTAATGAGGGAAGGGACAAGGAATTGGTTCACAG atttgGAATACAAGTATATTACCAAGAATTTGCTTTCAGAAAAGAATGTTTGCAAAATCTATTTATCTCAATTGCAGAcaggggaaaaaagtaaaaacaccaTCCATGAGGACACCATTTTCAGAAATGGTTTGCAGTGTAAACATGAATTTGAGAGACAAGAGAGACATCAGATGGGATGCGTTAGTCAAATGCTAATCCAAAAACAAATATCTCATCCTCTACATCCAAAAATTCATGCTAGAGAGAAATcatatgaatgtaaggaatgtagAAAGGCCTTTAGACAACAGTCATACCTTATTCAACATCTGAGAATTCACACTGGTGAGAGACCCTATAAATGTATGGAATGTGGAAAGGCCTTTTGTCGAGTGGGAGACCTTAGAGTACATCACACAATCCATGCTGGGGAGAGACCCtatgaatgtaaagaatgtgggaaggcctttagACTTCATTATCACCTTACTGAACATCAGAGAATACATTCTGGTGTGAAACCCTACgagtgtaaggaatgtgggaaagcctttagtcGTGTCAGAGACCTTAGAGTACATCAGACAATTCATGCTGGAGAGAGACCTtatgaatgtaaagaatgtgggaaggcctttagACTTCATTATCAACTAACTGAACATCAAAGAATTCATACTGGTGAGAGGCCTTATGAATGTAAGGTTTGTGGCAAGACCTTTAGGGTACAACGACATGTTAGTCAACATCAGAAAATTCATACTGGTGTCAAACCCtataaatgtaatgaatgtgggaaggcctttagTCATGGCTCATACCTTGTTCAACATCAGAAAATTCATACTGGTGAAAAACCCTacgaatgtaaagaatgtggtaaGTCCTTTAGTTTTCATGCAGAACTTGCTCGACATCATAGaattcatactggtgagaaaccctatgaatgtagagaatgtggaaaagcctttcGTCTTCAAACGGAACTTACTCGGCATCATAGAActcatactggtgagaaaccctatgaatgtaaggaatgtgggaaggcctttaTTTGTGGTTATCAACTTACTTTACATCTGAGAACTCACACCGGTGAGATtccctatgaatgtaaggaatgtggaaaaACCTTCAGTAGTCGCTATCATCTCACTCAACACTACAGaattcatactggtgagaaaccctacATATGTAAcgaatgtggaaaagcctttcGTCTTCAAGCAGAACTTACCCGACATCACAGAATTCATACAtgtgagaaaccctatgaatgtaaggaatgtgggaaggcttTTATTCATAGCAATCAATTTATTTCACACCAGCGAATTCACACCAGTGAGAGCACCTACGtatgtaaagaatgtgggaaaaTTTTTAGTCGTCGCTATAATCTtactcaacattttaaaattcatactgGTGAAAAACCCTACatatgtaatgaatgtgggaaagcctttcgATTTCAAACAGAACTTACTCAGCATCACAGAATTCATACTGGTGAAAAACCCTATAAATGTACagaatgtgggaaggcctttaTTCGTAGCACTCATCTCATGCAACATCACAGAATTCATACTGGCGAGAAACCCTacgaatgtaaggaatgtgggaagacaTTTAGTCGGCACTATCATCTTACTCAACATCACAGAGGCCATACTGGTGAGAAGCCCTACatatgtaatgaatgtgggaatGCTTTTATTTGCAGTTATCGACTTACATTACATCAAAGAATTCACACTGGTGAGATCCcatatgaatgtaaggaatgtggaaagACCTTTAGTCGTCGGTATCATCTTACTCAACATTTTAGACttcatactggtgagaaaccttATAGCTGTAAAGAATGTGGGAATGCCTTTCGTCTTCAAGCAGAACTTACTCGACATCACATAGTTCACACGGGtgagaaaccctataaatgtaaagaatgtgggaaagccttcagtgtTAATTCAGAACTTACTCGACATCACAGAATTCATACTGGTGAAAAACCCtataaatgtaaagaatgtggaaaagcctttatTCGTAGTGATCAACTTACTTTACATCAGAGAAATCATATTAGTGAGGAAGTCCTATGCATAATGTAA